Proteins co-encoded in one Flavobacteriaceae bacterium MAR_2009_75 genomic window:
- a CDS encoding AraC-like DNA-binding protein → MKIGKEKSIPILSSYEISNFHMHSIDWLPIISNTRHDDFHINRIDDISDKKSFHVLPHRKTFHDFFFLTKGTSKRSKGLNSYQIKAPAIFFLPAYQITEHEMISEDAEGFYCHFHERIFDMFPKGMLTERFAFFQYQSNPVLQITSETQEIITGILNRLFTIYRGENYGKNLFSLYLMAIFEELKTEIPDVVTKTRKSNFEITKRYKHALAKHIYDYQNITDYADLLNVTPNYLNKCVKTAIDKTAQDLLKEMLILEAKTLIKHSELNVSEIAVKLCNQTPSNFARFFKKQTGLSPKEYAQTT, encoded by the coding sequence ATGAAAATCGGTAAAGAAAAAAGTATACCTATCTTGAGTTCATATGAAATTTCAAACTTTCATATGCATTCTATTGATTGGTTGCCCATCATATCGAATACAAGGCACGATGATTTTCATATTAATAGAATCGATGACATAAGCGATAAAAAAAGTTTTCATGTTTTGCCCCATCGCAAGACATTTCACGATTTTTTCTTTTTGACCAAAGGCACTTCAAAAAGAAGCAAAGGTCTTAATAGTTATCAAATTAAGGCCCCGGCCATTTTTTTTCTACCTGCTTACCAAATAACGGAGCATGAAATGATAAGTGAAGATGCCGAAGGTTTTTACTGTCACTTTCATGAACGTATTTTTGATATGTTTCCGAAAGGCATGCTGACCGAACGTTTTGCTTTTTTTCAATATCAGTCGAATCCGGTATTACAGATAACATCAGAAACCCAAGAAATAATTACTGGAATACTAAATCGATTATTTACGATTTACAGAGGTGAGAACTACGGAAAAAATTTATTCTCTTTATACCTAATGGCTATTTTCGAAGAGTTAAAGACCGAAATACCAGATGTAGTTACAAAAACCAGAAAATCAAATTTTGAAATTACCAAGCGCTATAAACATGCTTTGGCAAAACATATTTATGATTATCAAAACATTACCGATTATGCCGATTTATTGAACGTAACCCCAAACTACCTTAACAAATGCGTAAAAACGGCGATTGATAAAACTGCCCAAGACCTTTTAAAGGAAATGCTCATTCTAGAAGCTAAAACGCTAATTAAGCATTCTGAACTTAATGTATCGGAAATCGCAGTTAAACTGTGCAACCAAACCCCAAGTAATTTTGCCCGTTTTTTTAAAAAACAAACAGGTCTTTCCCCTAAAGAATATGCACAGACAACGTAA
- a CDS encoding AraC family transcriptional activator of pobA — translation MDAILRYQGLYGDQQLPMVSDFIHMEPLEERSKIYSWEIEEHLHTDLVQLFIIQAGEGVLVSERKKTEIKSPCIITIPANVLHGFQFKPEMLGTVITFSTGFLDSLLREKPDINKEINRLCRFSFDHNSEGFKSLLRLKEHIHRELFEEAPEKLLALRACFELFYLELYREKFRTTSQELISNNRSLKYFQQFQDLIRQHAQSLLSIKDFADALGITQTHLNRVCHTVSGKSALKVVQDFTMNEAKKYLLNTSYSIAEVAYFLNFNDPAYFSRLFKKRVGVAPGEFRKG, via the coding sequence ATGGATGCCATTCTAAGATATCAGGGCCTTTATGGGGATCAACAATTACCCATGGTGTCCGATTTTATTCATATGGAACCATTGGAAGAACGGAGTAAAATCTATTCATGGGAAATAGAAGAGCATCTTCATACCGATTTGGTTCAGCTATTTATAATTCAAGCTGGCGAAGGTGTTTTGGTTTCTGAGAGAAAAAAAACGGAAATAAAGTCTCCGTGTATTATAACCATTCCCGCCAATGTACTTCATGGCTTTCAATTTAAGCCAGAAATGTTGGGTACCGTCATTACATTTTCAACTGGTTTTCTAGATTCATTATTACGCGAAAAACCGGATATTAATAAAGAGATCAATCGTTTATGTCGATTCTCATTTGATCATAATTCAGAAGGCTTTAAGAGTTTATTACGATTGAAAGAGCATATACATCGAGAGCTTTTTGAAGAAGCTCCGGAAAAATTATTGGCCTTGAGAGCCTGTTTTGAGCTCTTTTACCTAGAGCTGTATCGAGAGAAATTCAGGACTACCTCGCAAGAGCTCATCTCTAATAATCGGTCGCTAAAATACTTTCAGCAGTTTCAAGACTTGATTCGACAACATGCCCAAAGTCTACTTTCCATTAAGGATTTTGCCGATGCTTTGGGCATTACCCAAACCCATCTTAACCGCGTTTGCCATACCGTATCCGGAAAATCGGCCCTTAAAGTGGTACAAGATTTTACCATGAACGAGGCCAAAAAGTACCTTTTAAACACTTCGTACTCTATTGCCGAAGTGGCTTACTTTTTGAATTTTAACGACCCTGCCTATTTTAGCCGCTTGTTTAAAAAACGGGTGGGCGTGGCACCTGGGGAGTTTAGGAAGGGGTGA
- a CDS encoding vanillate demethylase subunit B yields the protein MRYRNTWEDAVVGKMEKVADNVMQIQIRPADDTAAFTVGSHLDIAVLINDLPEIRSYSLVGQYDPNKPYTIAVKRLPASRGGSEYMWGLKEGSKLRISQPTNHFELSFNTPNYLLIAGGIGITPILGMAEELTAKTDKNVQMLYLGRSAQEMPYIEALQKLLGQRLIVHFSDIDGFFDTSKILHLCDIETQVYLCGPIGLMNAVRKTWENGPFHNQNLRFETFGASGLFAPQAYTVKLPRFNKEVQVNENQTLLSALLDAKIDVMYDCKKGECGLCQLDIIEYSGDIDHRDFFFSEAEKGENKKMCACVSRVANGNITIDTAYRG from the coding sequence ATGAGGTATAGGAATACTTGGGAAGATGCCGTGGTGGGTAAAATGGAAAAAGTTGCTGATAATGTCATGCAGATTCAAATTAGGCCGGCTGATGATACAGCGGCCTTTACCGTGGGGTCGCATTTAGATATTGCTGTTTTGATCAATGATTTGCCGGAAATCAGAAGCTATTCTTTGGTGGGGCAGTACGATCCTAATAAACCTTATACCATAGCGGTAAAACGTTTGCCCGCAAGCCGTGGCGGGTCCGAATATATGTGGGGATTAAAAGAAGGTAGCAAGTTGCGCATTTCACAGCCCACCAATCATTTTGAACTTAGTTTTAATACTCCAAATTATTTACTTATTGCAGGAGGTATTGGAATTACGCCCATTCTAGGGATGGCCGAAGAGTTAACGGCGAAAACTGACAAGAATGTACAAATGTTGTATTTGGGCAGGTCTGCCCAAGAAATGCCTTATATAGAAGCGTTACAAAAGTTATTGGGGCAACGCTTAATAGTACATTTTAGCGATATTGATGGTTTTTTTGATACGTCAAAGATTCTACATCTTTGCGATATTGAAACACAAGTATACCTATGCGGACCCATTGGTTTAATGAATGCAGTTCGTAAGACCTGGGAAAACGGTCCGTTTCACAATCAAAATTTACGGTTCGAGACTTTTGGGGCTTCGGGTTTGTTCGCTCCCCAGGCATACACTGTAAAGTTACCGAGGTTCAATAAAGAAGTACAGGTAAATGAAAATCAAACCTTGTTGTCAGCTTTGCTTGATGCAAAAATTGATGTCATGTACGATTGTAAAAAAGGCGAGTGCGGACTTTGTCAATTAGATATAATCGAATATTCTGGGGATATTGATCACCGCGACTTCTTTTTCAGCGAAGCAGAAAAAGGTGAAAATAAAAAAATGTGTGCCTGTGTAAGCAGGGTTGCCAATGGTAATATTACCATAGACACGGCCTATAGGGGGTAG
- a CDS encoding benzoate transport, with the protein MSKPIALQLDERGISSLQYATIFVCFLMNILDGMDVLVISYCAPAIAKSWVVGPEALGMVFSAGLAGMALGALFLAPYADKIGRKKMILISAFLMGTSIFLTGYTETVPQLIFLRFISGLGIGSMLASTASLTAEYTPNRSKDFWVSFVIAGYPVGAVLAGYVAASVVPSSGWQMMFKLAGLASFITIPLIFIFLSESIEYYVKKQPKRALSKVNKILTKLKLPEISTLPEKPAKSLGIPVNQLLTAKYKRSTIQLWIALFFAFGCLYFLISWIPKLASNAGLSMELAIYAGTVFNIGAFFGVLIQGYISSKIGLKKTIAIFFGITAIFMAIFSVFVGSDFILLVFGLLGFTLQGGFVGLYAVAARMYPTEFRTTGVGWAIGAGRLGGVLGPALGGVLVGMGLSMSVNFMIFAVPALLAGLVTFFISSKDIT; encoded by the coding sequence ATGTCTAAACCAATTGCGCTGCAGTTAGATGAGCGCGGCATCTCTAGCTTGCAATACGCAACTATATTCGTTTGTTTTTTAATGAACATTTTAGATGGTATGGATGTGCTGGTCATCTCCTATTGTGCCCCTGCAATTGCTAAATCTTGGGTCGTTGGTCCAGAAGCCTTAGGTATGGTATTTAGTGCCGGTCTTGCAGGTATGGCATTGGGGGCATTGTTTCTGGCGCCTTATGCGGATAAGATTGGCCGAAAAAAAATGATTCTGATTAGTGCCTTTTTAATGGGTACAAGTATATTTTTAACAGGTTACACAGAAACAGTACCGCAATTGATTTTTCTTCGTTTTATTAGTGGTTTAGGCATTGGTAGCATGCTTGCCAGTACCGCATCTTTAACGGCAGAATACACACCCAACAGATCAAAAGACTTTTGGGTCAGTTTTGTTATTGCAGGCTATCCTGTAGGGGCGGTATTGGCAGGGTATGTTGCAGCTTCTGTAGTACCATCAAGTGGGTGGCAAATGATGTTTAAACTAGCAGGGTTGGCTTCGTTCATAACCATTCCGTTAATTTTTATATTCCTTTCTGAATCCATTGAATATTATGTAAAGAAGCAACCAAAACGTGCACTTAGTAAGGTCAACAAGATTTTAACCAAACTAAAATTACCTGAAATTTCAACCTTGCCTGAAAAGCCGGCTAAATCGTTGGGTATTCCCGTAAATCAATTACTTACTGCAAAATATAAACGATCTACTATTCAGTTATGGATTGCCTTATTTTTTGCCTTCGGATGCCTGTATTTTCTCATTAGTTGGATTCCAAAACTGGCATCTAATGCAGGTTTATCTATGGAGCTTGCTATTTATGCAGGTACGGTATTCAATATCGGCGCATTTTTTGGAGTTTTAATTCAAGGATATATTTCTTCTAAAATAGGCCTCAAGAAAACAATCGCAATTTTCTTCGGAATAACAGCAATATTCATGGCAATATTCAGTGTATTCGTGGGTTCAGATTTTATACTGCTCGTTTTTGGACTACTAGGTTTTACCCTACAAGGTGGTTTTGTGGGGCTGTATGCCGTGGCTGCCCGTATGTATCCCACAGAATTTAGAACGACAGGTGTGGGTTGGGCCATTGGTGCAGGTAGATTGGGTGGTGTGTTGGGCCCTGCACTTGGCGGTGTACTCGTAGGTATGGGGCTTTCGATGTCCGTCAATTTTATGATATTTGCCGTTCCTGCGCTTTTGGCGGGCTTGGTAACCTTTTTTATCTCTTCTAAGGATATTACCTAA
- a CDS encoding TonB-dependent receptor-like protein, giving the protein MKTHVRLILTCFGFFMIGFVQAQTGEITGQVKDESGIVLPGASVIIDGTQNGTMTDFGGKFRLSGLDSGDYQVIISFVGFTKQIISVSVPQSQPLSVSLSEDATQLDDVVVTGVFDARSRMDASVAITTIGAKQLARVAPTSSADLLKNIPGVFVNQARGEIWNSVYSRGLSANSIDNLNGYRYVSLQEDGLPVTNVELYPDLFLRADAMTSRVEAVRGGTASILGANAPGGIFNYVSKTGGNEFAGEVRAKYGLEGNGKNPYYRADFNVGGPMSKGWTYNVGGFFRQSDGARDRGYPINKGGQIRANIVKKYNSGSFRVNLKYLNDKNDRMAFIPSTNWEDPQIADGFSKYDSYALYDFSMEVPFNDEGSRTISSTDLLHNIDRSVGFNWVQDLGKGFSLKNDFKYSRKDDERNATAVVTPISTTDIPFYAIPGLFAGPAPHRTGTYRFADPTTGQEFGTVTLTPNVGPGAVPGPPVLFTPGANNNFPGSNIQPNSLLFMPLFYTDIDRNEIANQLVFTKKTEKSSFNLGSFFSRSTLDITNYNKGMGLSGGLIQDRPVPAQITLDANDGNTYEVTSPEGFMNVGWTGSDNGETTQGIFALFFGHNWKITPQLTFDYGLRYESITSEGFNSIAIGNPRQNDPSFGGRDGNPLTLWDNGGGTAGTPNNYDYDLNSFSYTAGLNYKFSDQQAIYARFARGNKAPSTSFYLDLNNDDLVNTLNQSESLLEEITQFEIGYKVNTEKLKLVATPFYSNLKNVPNIQTFSTENRTNYSPAYQFNEYTTLGFELEGTYNITDKWLVRANAVIQNAKADKYTAWAEGEDGAGDDTIVDYSGNEADNSANLIFNINPIYNGEKFYASLNYSYMGDRQANVPNAFVLPAYGNVDLAFGYDFSKKFGLQLNINNVLDKYGILGWQGPGGFPQALNRDGFGPDYIANNPNATFSTQGSMPRAYFLTATYRF; this is encoded by the coding sequence ATGAAAACACATGTTCGATTAATTTTAACTTGTTTCGGATTCTTTATGATTGGTTTTGTTCAAGCTCAAACGGGCGAAATCACTGGTCAAGTTAAAGATGAATCCGGTATTGTATTGCCAGGTGCGTCCGTTATAATTGATGGAACACAAAATGGAACAATGACCGATTTTGGTGGAAAATTTAGGCTTAGTGGTCTAGATTCTGGAGATTACCAAGTAATTATTTCTTTTGTCGGTTTTACAAAACAGATAATTTCTGTGTCGGTACCGCAATCGCAACCTTTATCTGTTTCGCTATCAGAAGATGCCACGCAATTGGATGACGTTGTGGTGACCGGTGTATTTGATGCCCGCAGTCGTATGGATGCCTCTGTGGCAATTACGACTATCGGGGCTAAACAATTGGCAAGAGTTGCGCCCACTAGTTCTGCAGATTTGTTAAAGAACATACCGGGTGTTTTTGTAAACCAAGCAAGGGGAGAGATTTGGAACTCCGTTTATTCAAGGGGGCTTTCAGCAAATTCAATTGATAACCTTAACGGATATAGATATGTATCCTTACAAGAGGATGGTTTACCAGTAACCAACGTTGAGTTATATCCTGATTTATTTTTGAGAGCTGATGCCATGACCTCTCGTGTTGAAGCCGTTAGAGGGGGTACTGCCTCTATCTTGGGTGCCAATGCTCCTGGGGGAATCTTTAATTACGTATCTAAAACTGGAGGTAATGAGTTTGCCGGTGAAGTAAGGGCGAAATACGGTCTAGAAGGTAATGGAAAAAACCCATATTACAGGGCTGACTTTAATGTTGGTGGACCAATGAGCAAGGGTTGGACCTATAATGTTGGAGGTTTCTTCCGCCAATCCGATGGTGCAAGAGACCGTGGTTATCCCATTAACAAGGGCGGTCAAATTAGAGCTAATATTGTAAAAAAATACAATTCAGGTTCGTTTAGGGTTAACCTAAAATATTTGAACGATAAGAACGATAGAATGGCATTTATACCTTCTACAAACTGGGAAGATCCACAGATTGCAGATGGTTTTTCTAAGTACGATTCCTATGCCTTATATGACTTCTCAATGGAAGTGCCATTTAATGACGAAGGCTCTCGAACTATCAGTTCTACTGATTTGCTGCACAATATAGACCGCTCTGTTGGTTTCAACTGGGTGCAAGATTTAGGAAAAGGATTTTCACTCAAAAATGATTTCAAGTATTCTAGAAAAGATGATGAAAGAAATGCTACTGCAGTTGTTACGCCCATAAGCACTACCGACATTCCATTCTATGCCATACCGGGCTTATTTGCCGGGCCTGCACCTCACCGTACGGGTACGTACAGATTTGCAGACCCAACTACAGGTCAAGAATTCGGTACCGTAACCTTGACCCCCAATGTTGGGCCCGGTGCTGTACCTGGGCCACCGGTACTTTTTACTCCTGGAGCAAATAATAATTTTCCTGGATCAAATATTCAGCCTAATTCATTGCTGTTCATGCCATTGTTCTATACCGATATTGACAGAAATGAAATTGCAAATCAGTTGGTCTTTACCAAAAAAACAGAAAAAAGCAGTTTTAACCTAGGTAGTTTTTTTAGCCGCTCAACTTTGGATATTACGAACTATAACAAAGGTATGGGCCTTAGTGGAGGTCTAATTCAAGATAGACCAGTACCCGCTCAGATAACATTAGATGCCAATGATGGCAACACTTACGAAGTTACAAGCCCTGAAGGTTTTATGAATGTAGGGTGGACAGGTTCCGACAATGGTGAAACTACACAAGGTATATTTGCTCTTTTCTTTGGGCACAATTGGAAGATTACGCCCCAACTAACTTTCGATTACGGACTTCGATATGAAAGTATAACTTCAGAAGGGTTTAATTCTATAGCAATTGGAAACCCTCGACAGAATGACCCTTCTTTTGGAGGTCGTGATGGCAATCCGCTTACCCTTTGGGACAATGGTGGTGGAACAGCAGGTACTCCGAATAATTACGATTATGATTTAAATAGTTTCTCATACACTGCGGGTCTAAATTATAAATTTAGCGATCAACAGGCTATCTATGCAAGGTTCGCCCGTGGTAACAAAGCACCTTCAACTTCATTTTATTTAGATTTAAATAATGATGATTTAGTGAATACCTTGAATCAAAGTGAATCGCTTCTAGAAGAAATAACCCAATTTGAAATAGGGTATAAAGTTAATACCGAAAAGTTGAAATTGGTGGCAACACCATTTTATAGTAACCTGAAGAATGTACCCAATATTCAAACTTTTTCAACTGAGAATCGTACAAACTACTCTCCGGCATATCAGTTTAACGAATACACAACATTAGGTTTTGAACTGGAAGGAACCTATAATATTACCGATAAATGGTTGGTTAGGGCAAATGCAGTAATCCAAAACGCTAAAGCAGACAAGTACACCGCTTGGGCTGAAGGTGAAGATGGTGCAGGTGACGATACAATTGTAGATTACTCGGGTAATGAAGCGGATAACAGTGCTAACCTCATATTTAATATCAACCCCATTTATAACGGTGAAAAATTCTATGCGTCATTAAACTATAGTTATATGGGAGACAGACAGGCGAATGTGCCAAATGCTTTTGTTCTACCGGCCTACGGCAACGTAGATTTAGCTTTTGGTTATGATTTTTCTAAAAAATTCGGACTGCAACTAAATATCAATAATGTGTTGGACAAATACGGGATTTTAGGATGGCAAGGACCAGGTGGTTTTCCACAGGCTCTAAACAGAGATGGTTTTGGTCCTGATTATATTGCCAACAATCCCAATGCAACTTTCTCAACACAGGGTAGCATGCCAAGAGCTTATTTCTTAACTGCCACTTATAGATTCTAA
- a CDS encoding protocatechuate 3,4-dioxygenase beta subunit → MNESNKEGFDREIQPAYLYEGYKSTILRAPTKPLVVPKKSDIKLSGPVFKDFELGVLDHDLTKNAIKNGEPIGERIVVHGKVTNERGQPIPHTLLEIWQANAAGRYVHKVDQHDAPLDPNFLGTGRCMTDAEGNYKFYTIKPGAYPWGNHPNAWRPNHIHFSLFGGDITSRLITQMYFPHDPLFDQDPMFQSIPLKGRELLVSKFDYNLTEPDFALGYRFDIVLRGHNATPFENI, encoded by the coding sequence ATGAATGAAAGTAACAAGGAGGGGTTCGATAGGGAAATTCAACCGGCCTATTTGTATGAAGGGTATAAATCGACCATTCTGCGAGCACCCACCAAGCCCTTAGTAGTTCCTAAAAAGTCCGATATAAAACTAAGCGGACCGGTATTTAAAGATTTCGAACTAGGAGTTTTAGATCATGACCTTACCAAAAATGCCATTAAAAATGGAGAGCCTATAGGTGAACGCATTGTCGTTCATGGTAAGGTCACCAATGAAAGAGGGCAACCGATTCCGCATACCTTGCTCGAAATTTGGCAAGCGAATGCCGCAGGTAGGTATGTACACAAGGTAGACCAGCACGACGCACCTTTAGACCCCAATTTTCTAGGTACCGGGCGTTGCATGACCGATGCCGAGGGCAACTATAAATTTTACACCATAAAACCAGGCGCCTACCCTTGGGGCAATCACCCCAATGCATGGCGGCCCAACCATATTCATTTTTCCCTATTCGGCGGCGACATCACCAGCAGATTGATTACGCAAATGTACTTTCCCCACGACCCTCTTTTTGACCAGGATCCTATGTTTCAATCGATACCCTTAAAAGGTAGAGAGCTGTTGGTTTCTAAATTCGATTACAATTTGACCGAACCTGATTTTGCCTTGGGCTACCGCTTTGATATCGTATTACGTGGTCACAATGCCACACCTTTTGAAAATATTTAG
- a CDS encoding kynurenine formamidase: protein MKIIDLSVTISEKIKEPLPTKIVYEDHKDGAQKMGSILFGGLTDVFPNGNGPAGEFLTVTSHCGTHVDAPYHYYPTCNGEPSRTIDEMPLDWFFRDGVVLDFTDKPDGYMFEPEDLIEKLEAIDYTLKPFDIVLIRCDADKRIHDDDFTKIHVGASAQATHWLIDQGIKVMGTDGWGWDIPMHLQVEDYKANPREGVIWQAHYVGIEKEYCQIEKLANLDQLPPYGFKVACFPAKIEKASGGWTRAVAILEE, encoded by the coding sequence ATGAAGATAATAGACCTTTCCGTAACCATTTCAGAAAAAATTAAAGAGCCCCTGCCTACCAAAATTGTATATGAAGACCATAAAGACGGTGCTCAAAAAATGGGAAGTATTCTCTTTGGCGGTCTGACCGATGTATTTCCTAATGGAAATGGTCCGGCTGGTGAATTTTTGACGGTTACTAGTCATTGTGGCACGCATGTAGATGCTCCTTATCATTACTATCCAACATGTAATGGCGAGCCCTCTAGAACCATAGATGAAATGCCCCTGGATTGGTTTTTTAGAGATGGTGTGGTTTTAGATTTTACAGATAAGCCAGATGGGTATATGTTTGAACCAGAAGATTTAATAGAAAAGTTAGAAGCTATCGATTACACCTTGAAACCATTTGATATCGTATTGATTCGCTGCGATGCCGATAAAAGAATACATGATGATGATTTTACTAAAATACATGTTGGTGCGTCGGCCCAAGCGACCCACTGGTTAATAGACCAAGGTATTAAGGTAATGGGTACCGATGGCTGGGGGTGGGACATCCCTATGCATTTACAGGTAGAAGATTATAAGGCCAACCCAAGGGAGGGCGTTATTTGGCAGGCCCATTATGTGGGTATTGAAAAAGAATACTGCCAGATAGAAAAATTGGCCAATTTAGACCAGCTGCCCCCTTATGGCTTTAAAGTAGCCTGTTTTCCCGCTAAAATTGAAAAAGCAAGTGGCGGGTGGACCCGTGCGGTAGCGATACTTGAAGAATAA
- a CDS encoding protocatechuate 3,4-dioxygenase alpha subunit: MDKKKLQTPSQTIGPFFAYGLVPTQYGYDFDSWVDNDMAFDLKIQETIEITGIVYDGEENAINDAMVELWQDDGEHRLFGRYGTGTDKRNRFFFKTIKPKSVNGQAPFIHVILFMRGQLLHSYTRIYFSDEHKLNETDQVLNAIDYERRNTLIAEKIDGKYVFDIYMQGPKETVFFDL, encoded by the coding sequence ATGGATAAGAAAAAACTTCAAACACCTTCGCAGACAATCGGACCTTTTTTTGCCTACGGACTAGTACCAACGCAATATGGATATGATTTTGACTCTTGGGTGGATAATGATATGGCTTTCGATCTAAAAATTCAGGAAACCATAGAAATAACGGGCATCGTTTATGACGGTGAAGAAAATGCTATCAACGATGCCATGGTCGAATTATGGCAAGATGATGGAGAACATAGGTTATTCGGCAGATACGGTACAGGTACCGACAAAAGAAACCGTTTTTTTTTCAAAACCATAAAACCGAAATCGGTCAACGGGCAAGCTCCTTTTATTCATGTCATCTTATTTATGCGGGGGCAATTATTGCACTCCTATACCCGTATTTATTTTTCGGATGAACATAAGCTGAATGAAACGGATCAGGTTTTGAATGCCATCGATTACGAACGAAGAAATACCTTGATCGCTGAAAAAATAGATGGAAAATACGTGTTCGACATCTATATGCAAGGCCCAAAAGAAACGGTCTTTTTTGATCTTTAA
- a CDS encoding vanillate demethylase subunit A: MSTHTFTMNESFPMNAWYAVAWDVELKHKLLPRTICNKPLVLYRKKDGTPIALEDACWHRLLPLSKGSLRDDTVVCGYHGLEYNSDGRCSYMPSQETINPSACVRSYPVIQKYRFIWVWMGNPALADESKIPDMHWNDDPDWAGDGQMIKVHCNYRLVVDNLMDLTHETFVHSETIGDRNVAEAPFDVHYDEKTATVTRWMEDIQPPPFWKGQLNKVFDHDGTVDRWQIIKFEAPCTVNIDVGVAIANTGAKEGDRSKGVNGYVLNTITPSTNQTCLYFWAFSRNYNLKDQSNTTELKNGVAHIFSQDEYILEAQQKAINENPDREFYNLNIDAGAMWARRITDNMVAKEKNN; this comes from the coding sequence ATGTCTACACATACTTTTACCATGAACGAATCTTTCCCCATGAACGCTTGGTATGCGGTTGCTTGGGATGTAGAATTAAAGCATAAATTACTACCACGTACAATTTGTAACAAGCCTTTGGTTTTATATCGAAAAAAAGATGGAACGCCAATAGCCCTGGAAGATGCTTGCTGGCATAGGCTTCTGCCCTTATCAAAAGGTAGTTTAAGGGATGATACGGTTGTTTGTGGCTATCACGGTTTGGAATATAATAGTGATGGGCGTTGTTCGTATATGCCATCGCAAGAAACCATAAACCCATCTGCCTGTGTACGCTCATATCCTGTAATTCAGAAATATCGTTTTATTTGGGTGTGGATGGGCAACCCGGCATTGGCCGATGAATCAAAAATTCCGGATATGCATTGGAACGATGATCCAGACTGGGCAGGTGACGGACAAATGATCAAAGTGCACTGTAATTACAGGTTGGTGGTAGATAATTTGATGGACCTTACCCATGAAACCTTTGTACATTCAGAAACTATTGGTGACCGTAATGTGGCAGAAGCACCCTTTGATGTACACTACGATGAGAAAACGGCGACCGTTACGCGTTGGATGGAAGATATACAGCCACCACCATTTTGGAAAGGGCAGTTGAACAAAGTGTTTGACCATGATGGTACCGTAGATCGCTGGCAGATCATAAAATTTGAAGCTCCCTGTACCGTAAATATTGATGTTGGCGTAGCCATAGCCAATACAGGTGCCAAAGAAGGTGATAGGTCTAAAGGGGTCAATGGCTATGTATTAAATACCATAACACCATCTACGAACCAAACTTGTCTTTATTTCTGGGCGTTCAGCAGAAATTATAACTTAAAGGATCAAAGTAATACTACAGAACTTAAAAATGGGGTCGCCCATATTTTTTCTCAGGATGAGTATATTTTAGAGGCCCAACAAAAGGCAATCAACGAAAACCCGGATCGTGAATTTTATAATTTGAACATAGATGCCGGTGCTATGTGGGCAAGAAGAATTACGGATAATATGGTAGCAAAAGAAAAGAACAACTAA